The Eubacterium ventriosum genome includes the window TAATGAATTTGCCAGCGAAAGCTATTGCGTTGACGCATCTTTCTACCTTGTAAAACCTTTTTCTCAAAATATGGTTCACACTATGGTACAAAAACTTATTAAGGTTGATTCCCGTCTCTCACTTTTTATTACTCTTCCTAATGACCGAAAACTATACCTTCGCGATATTATTTATGGCGAATATATTAATCACAAAATCTTTATTCACACCAAATCCCGTAACGATATTTCATTCCGTATGTCTTTCGGAAACTTCTTAGAATTAATTTCACCATTTTCTTTTTTAATAAGCTGTTGCAAAGGAATAATTGTTAATCTTTATGAAGTTATCAATAAGGAAAACAACTGCTTCATATTAAGCGACAATTCAACCATTCCAATAAGCCGTAGAAAAATCAAAGAAATTAATAACGTTTATGCTGACTTTATTTTTGAAAAAATGAAAGACAAAATGCTGAATGATGAAGCTAATTAATAATTATAAAAAAATAGCGAAAGTATTGTTATGGTACCTTCGCTATTTTTGTTATGAAGTAATTTTTATAATAGAATCTGTCCGTCAATTGATATTGTAACAACATTCCATGGAATGAACTTCCCACTGTTCTGCAATGCTGTCTTTGTGGCATTTTCAAGTCCACCACAACATGGCACTTCCATTCTTACTATTGTTACACTTTTAATGTCATTATTTCTAATTATCTCCGTAAGCTTTTCGCTGTAATCCACTGCGTCAAGCTTTGGACAACCTACAATTGTAATCTTTCCATTCATAAATTCCTGATGGAAATTAGCGTAAGCATAAGCTGTACAATCTGCTGCTATTAAAAGGTTAGCTCCATCAAAATAAGGTGCGTTAATTGGCACAAGCTTAATCTGAACAGGCCACTGGGCAAGCTTAGAAGTTAATTTAACATTAGTTTCAACCTTTTCTTCCCTATTTCTGTTAAGTTGCATCATTCTCTGTCCGGGACATCCCTGATGTGCAACAGGAGTTTTTACCTGACTCTTTTCTGCTTCCGCTTTCTTACGCATATTTTCCTTAACTGCTGCTTCATCATATGCAGCCGCTTCTCTTTCAACGAAAGTAATAGCCCCTGTAGGGCAAGTTGGAAGGCAATCACCTAAACCGTCGCAATAATCATCTCTAAGAAGCTTAGCCTTTCCGTCAACAAGACCTATTGCACCTTCGTGGCAGGCATTAACGCAAATACCACAACCGTTACATTTTTCTTCATCAATATTTATTACTCTTCTAATCATTTTGAACCTCTCTTAAAAAGTATTATTTCTATCTTAAATCATTTTTTTTGAAAAAATTACATATTTTGACTTTTAATTTTGTTTTTAATTTAAAGTCATTTCTGTAATCTTGTTTACATTTTAGGATTATAGTATACTTTTCTTATATTTTCGGTGGTTATGGCAACCAAAAAGGAGTTTTATGATTATTTTAAATATACCCTTGTTTAAAGGATTAACTTTGGAACAAATTGAAGACATGAAAAACAAACATTGTATGACTGAGAAAAAATATAAGAAAAATTCTTTCATATTTAGAGCCGGGGACATTGTACACGAAATTGGAATTGTGCTGGAAGGTAGCATAAATATTGAAATGATAGATATGTGGGACAACAAAAGTATTCTAAGTAACATTGATGTTGGACAGATTTTCGCCGAAAGCTACGCCCTTTGCAATGAGCCTATGATGGTGGACGCAGTTGCCACAAAAGATTCCACAATACTTATGCTTAATATGAGACAGATTTTTGCGCCAATCAATAACAGTGCTTCATGGTACAACACCTTTACTTATAATCTTTTGGTGCTTTCCACAAGAAAGAATTTAACATTATCAACAAGAATATTCTGCACTTCGTCAAAAAGTGTTCGTGGACGAGTTTTGACTTACCTGTCAAACCAGTCCATAAAACACAATAACACAGAATTTCAGATTCCATTTAACCGCCAGCAAATGGCTGACTACCTTAACCTTGACCGTAGCGCACTTTCTAAAGAACTGGGAAAAATGCAGGATGAAGGAATTATTACTTTTAATAAGAATAGATTCAAATTGAACATAAATTATGATTCTGAGTTTTAATTTTGAGAATCCCTTTATTTAAAGGGATTACAGCCGTTTTTTGACATTTCTTCAAGATTTTGACGCTTTTAGTCAGTATATGCAGGTTTTTAAATTCCATACTTCTTTAAGTCAACTTTACCGTTAACCACTTCAACTCCGTCCGCCATAAGTCTTCTTGCCTGCTCATTTTCACCACCAAAAGCAAAGGCTCCTGAAAGTTCACCCTTAGAATTAACCACGCGAAAACATGGAATATGCTCCGGATCAGGATTCTTGTGTAGCGCATTGCCCACAGCCCTTGCCATCTTAGGCTCACCTGCCATTTCAGCAATTCTTCCATAAGTGGCAACATGTCCCTTTGGAATCTTCTTCACAGCTTCATAAATTCGCTTAGTTGGGCTGTCCGTAATAATATCATAACTTTCAGCTATCATTCTTTTGATTTCCTTATCAGATATAGTTCCATCAAGAATAATAGTATTCCAATGTTCCTTATTCTGATGATATCCTGCAATTACAGACTTGTAAGTTTCTCTCCAAAAATCTCTCCACTGTGGATCAACTTTCACATTAAGATTAATAAAGCCGTTCCTTTCATAAATCCAAAGAAATGCTTTCTTGCTACCTTTCACTCTAATAAGCTGCCAATTAGTGTCCCTGAAAGGAGTTTCCATATATGTATCTTTAAAAGTTAGTCCATAATCAACTGCCTGCTGTCTGGTTTTCATAATGCTCGCCTTTCGAAAATTTGTTTTTTTCTATTGTAACACTAATCTATTCCAATTTCTTCAAAAATAGGATAAGCTACCTTTCCATTGAACCGTGCGTACAGGTCTCTTATACAGATCTACAGCTTATATTCCAATTTTAACTATGGTGTTGTGAAGTTCAATCAACTTTCAGCATCCGATACCCAACACCAATGTGTGTTTGGATATATTGTGGAGAGTTCGGTTCTTTCTCGATTTTTTTACGAAGTGTTGCCATAAACACACGAAGGGAGGCAATATCATTATCCCAACTACTTCCCCAAATGCTTTGCGTAAGGAAAGTATGGGTCAGAACTTTTCCTATATTTCTTGTCAACAGGCAAAGCAACTTATATTCAATAGGTGTTAAATGCAACTCTTCTTCATTCAAATAAGCACAACCTGCAGCATAATCTACACGAAGTTTTCCGTTTACAAAAACAACCGCTTCGGCAGGGGATACTTTTTGCATCATCAATAACCTTCTTTGCGTGACTCGTAGTCTGGCAAGCAGTTCTTCAACAGAAAATGGCTTTGTTAAATAATCATCTGCACCAGCATCCAACGCATCAATTTTATCGGTATCTTCACTGCGAGCACTGATTACGATAATTGGCATGTTTGACCAAGTACGGATTTTTTTAATAATCTCAACGCCATCCATATCAGGAAGTCCTAAATCAAGTAAAACAATGTCAGGATTGTGTGAAGATGCTTCTAAAATTGCCGATTGACCATCGGGCGCCGTCAGATATCGGTATTCGTGCGCTTTTAAGGTTGTTGTAATTAAATTTCTGACAGATGTGTCATCTTCTACAACTAATATTAGTGACTTATTCATATACTTTGACCTCCCCTGCCGGTAATGTAAATGTAAATACTGTTCCGTGCGGCAGATTATCTGAAACAGTAAGTTCTCCGCCGTGGGCGTTAATAATGGACTTGCACAAAGATAATCCAAGTCCTAAACTTCGGCGGCTGTCTGCGATTTGATTTGCACCACTGTAAAACATATCGAATATTCGTGGCTTTATTTCGTCAGCAATTCCGTTTCCGTCATCCGATATAG containing:
- a CDS encoding LytR/AlgR family response regulator transcription factor, encoding MRLAFVDDDYGEIKKLTTMIDKELHGTVYSSCTKQLFSTGETFLSVWKPGMYDIVFLDIFMDQLTGVDVARQIRKTDASVKIIFCTTSNEFASESYCVDASFYLVKPFSQNMVHTMVQKLIKVDSRLSLFITLPNDRKLYLRDIIYGEYINHKIFIHTKSRNDISFRMSFGNFLELISPFSFLISCCKGIIVNLYEVINKENNCFILSDNSTIPISRRKIKEINNVYADFIFEKMKDKMLNDEAN
- a CDS encoding ATP-binding protein, which codes for MIRRVINIDEEKCNGCGICVNACHEGAIGLVDGKAKLLRDDYCDGLGDCLPTCPTGAITFVEREAAAYDEAAVKENMRKKAEAEKSQVKTPVAHQGCPGQRMMQLNRNREEKVETNVKLTSKLAQWPVQIKLVPINAPYFDGANLLIAADCTAYAYANFHQEFMNGKITIVGCPKLDAVDYSEKLTEIIRNNDIKSVTIVRMEVPCCGGLENATKTALQNSGKFIPWNVVTISIDGQILL
- a CDS encoding Crp/Fnr family transcriptional regulator — encoded protein: MIILNIPLFKGLTLEQIEDMKNKHCMTEKKYKKNSFIFRAGDIVHEIGIVLEGSINIEMIDMWDNKSILSNIDVGQIFAESYALCNEPMMVDAVATKDSTILMLNMRQIFAPINNSASWYNTFTYNLLVLSTRKNLTLSTRIFCTSSKSVRGRVLTYLSNQSIKHNNTEFQIPFNRQQMADYLNLDRSALSKELGKMQDEGIITFNKNRFKLNINYDSEF
- a CDS encoding methylated-DNA--[protein]-cysteine S-methyltransferase; this encodes MKTRQQAVDYGLTFKDTYMETPFRDTNWQLIRVKGSKKAFLWIYERNGFINLNVKVDPQWRDFWRETYKSVIAGYHQNKEHWNTIILDGTISDKEIKRMIAESYDIITDSPTKRIYEAVKKIPKGHVATYGRIAEMAGEPKMARAVGNALHKNPDPEHIPCFRVVNSKGELSGAFAFGGENEQARRLMADGVEVVNGKVDLKKYGI
- a CDS encoding response regulator; translated protein: MNKSLILVVEDDTSVRNLITTTLKAHEYRYLTAPDGQSAILEASSHNPDIVLLDLGLPDMDGVEIIKKIRTWSNMPIIVISARSEDTDKIDALDAGADDYLTKPFSVEELLARLRVTQRRLLMMQKVSPAEAVVFVNGKLRVDYAAGCAYLNEEELHLTPIEYKLLCLLTRNIGKVLTHTFLTQSIWGSSWDNDIASLRVFMATLRKKIEKEPNSPQYIQTHIGVGYRMLKVD